TCCAAATCCGTCGTTATTTGGCCGATGGAGAATGGGAAATCGACCAGGAAACTCCTCCCCCCGACCTGGGGAATTTGCTGTCCCAACTGCAACAACAGGCCACAGAGCAGTGGGAATCCCTGGTTTTGGGTCAACAATGGCGTCGATGCCAGGCCATTAACCAACAGGTGGAGCAACGGTGGCGAGAAAATCGCCGCACCCTAGCCATTCCCCTAGTGGAACAGGCCCAATGGTTAGCCGCTGGCACCGCCTTGTTTAATCCCGTGGCTAATTTAGATCTGCTGACGGCGATCGCCATCAATGGTCAACTGGTCTGGGACTTGGGGGAACTGTACCATCAAAAAATTTCCCTGGCCCAGGCCCAAACAGTCGCCAAAGAGATGGGAACAATCCTGATCAAATTAGGTATGGTGGAACTATCTACCCAAGCTCTGGGAGCATTGCTAAAAAGTCAGCCCCTCACTTACTTGGCCGGTGGTGCCCTCCAAGGATTAAGCGCCGCTTACTTGACTCGCATTGCTGGTTTGAGTTTAATCACTTTCCTGGAAAGTCAAGATCCCGACCTCAGTGAACCCCAATGGGATTGGCAAAAATTGACCGCAGTGGTCAAACAGACCTTTGAGCAAAATCAGCGTCGGGCCGTATTGCAAGGATTTTTCCAGCGAGCCCGACAACAATTAAGTCCAGCCTCCCCAACTATTGCCTAGTTAACTGGTTAATAATCTCGGCGGAGCGGGGGTAGAGCTTGAGCAAATCTTCCCGATTGGCCAACTCAAAATCCTGAAAATCGAATCCAGGGGCAACGGTGCAACCCACTAGGGCATAATCTCCGCCGTTTTTAACCCGAGAAGCAAACCAACCATCCTTGAGAACCACCGCTTGGGGCACTTCTCCTTTTTCCAAATCCAAGCCCAGGCTGATCACCTCCAGCTCTCCCTGGGGAGAAAACCAGTAAATTTCCAAGCTATCACCGGCATAGAAATGCCACATTTCATCGGATTTAATCCTGTGGAAAGCGGAAAAGTTGTCCTTGGTCATCAAAAAATAAATTCCGGTAACTACATTTCTACTGCCGTCAAATCCTGCAAAATTTGCCTCTACTGGCGATCGATAGGTTTCCTTATAAAATCCCCCTTCAGGATGGGGGAGTAGCTCCAACTTTTCTACCCAATAATTAATTTCTTTTTTCATAAAATTTCTCCTAGATTAGAGTATTTAATTAAGCCTGTTAATTTGCCGAATTAAGTTAATTTTTTACCAATTTTCGCTCCGACCAGTCCGGTAAATTTTTCTGCAGAAGATATAACCAGACAATTCCCGCTGTTCCCAATAAAACTAGGGTGATGCTAACAACCTGAGCTATTCTCAGAGGACCAAGCATCAAACTATCTAATCTTAAACCTTCAATCCACACTCGACCGAGGCTATAACCAATCAAATAAACACAGGTTATGG
The genomic region above belongs to Synechocystis sp. PCC 6803 substr. PCC-P and contains:
- a CDS encoding cupin domain-containing protein, translating into MKKEINYWVEKLELLPHPEGGFYKETYRSPVEANFAGFDGSRNVVTGIYFLMTKDNFSAFHRIKSDEMWHFYAGDSLEIYWFSPQGELEVISLGLDLEKGEVPQAVVLKDGWFASRVKNGGDYALVGCTVAPGFDFQDFELANREDLLKLYPRSAEIINQLTRQ